From Chlamydiota bacterium, one genomic window encodes:
- a CDS encoding response regulator — protein sequence MDKNKILVVDDEIEFLEIVKTRLEANGHTVVTATSGEEALQKVKVERPDAILMDVTMPGINGLDVLKKIRQEDKRLPIFIMTAFSSEEKSSLANVLDASGFILKTDDLQKEVENIGAAIRIAEKYKK from the coding sequence ATGGATAAAAATAAGATATTGGTTGTTGACGATGAAATAGAGTTTTTAGAAATAGTAAAAACGAGACTGGAAGCCAATGGACATACCGTGGTAACGGCCACGAGTGGCGAAGAGGCTCTTCAAAAGGTAAAAGTTGAAAGGCCCGATGCCATCCTGATGGATGTCACGATGCCTGGAATCAACGGCTTAGATGTTTTAAAAAAGATCCGTCAAGAGGACAAGAGGCTGCCGATTTTTATCATGACTGCTTTCTCAAGCGAGGAAAAGTCTAGTCTGGCAAATGTGTTGGATGCGTCAGGATTTATACTCAAAACTGATGATCTACAGAAGGAAGTGGAGAATATCGGTGCCGCTATTCGTATCGCTGAAAAATACAAAAAATAG